From a single Clupea harengus chromosome 24, Ch_v2.0.2, whole genome shotgun sequence genomic region:
- the LOC116219131 gene encoding microfibril-associated glycoprotein 4-like isoform X1, with amino-acid sequence MVLLVLLSLLPTCFCTSLHWQQQQTPWDPPPPPPQPDKQDCSMIHSLDPSRPSGEFTIFPVEPYNTPLQVYCDMETDGGGWTVFQRRVDGTLNFYRPWNQYKKGFGNKNGEHWLGLDNIHLLSKAGNYELRVDMEDWEGKKVYAQYTSFSVAPESAGYTLKLGSFINGGAGDSMDGHGGMKFSTFDKDQDAYGDGNCAKLYLGAFWYGACHYANPNGVYRQGADTTPFAVGVEWYHFKGYNYSMKTFSMKIRRRSVVKDQQKMQHY; translated from the exons ATG GTCCTGCTagtcctactctctctccttccaacTTGTTTCTGTACGTCATTACAttggcaacaacaacaaacaccttgggatcctcctcctcctccgccacaaCCTGACAAGCAGGACTGTTCTATGATCCACTCCCTTGACCCGTCCAGGCCCAGTGGGGAGTTCACCATCTTCCCTGTGGAGCCCTACAACACCCCCCTGCAGGTCTACTGTGACATGGAGACTGATGGGGGAGGCTGGACA gtgttccAGAGAAGGGTGGATGGCACTTTGAACTTCTACAGGCCCTGGAATCAGTACAAGAAGGGCTTTGGGAATAAAAATGGCGAGCACTGGCTGG GCCTGGACAACATCCACCTGCTGAGCAAGGCAGGGAATTATGAGCTGAGGGTGGACATGGAGGACTGGGAGGGGAAAAAGGTGTACGCTCAGTACACGTCCTTCTCTGTGGCCCCCGAGAGTGCAGGATACACACTGAAATTGGGCAGCTTCATCAATggaggagcag GTGATAGCATGGATGGGCATGGTGGAATGAAATTCAGCACTTTTGACAAAGACCAGGATGCATATGGTGATGGCAATTGTGCTAAACTGTATCTTGGGGCCTTCTGGTATGGTGCCTGTCATTATGCCAACCCCAATGGGGTGTACAGGCAGGGGGCTGATACCACACCGTTTGCTGTTGGTGTTGAGTGGTACCATTTTAAAGGTTATAATTACTCCATGAAGACCTTCAGCATGAAGATCAGACGTAGATCAGTGGTTAAAGACCAGCAGAAAATGCAACACTATTAA
- the LOC116219131 gene encoding microfibril-associated glycoprotein 4-like isoform X2: protein MVLLVLLSLLPTCFCTSLHWQQQQTPWDPPPPPPQPDKQDCSMIHSLDPSRPSGEFTIFPVEPYNTPLQVYCDMETDGGGWTVFQRRVDGTLNFYRPWNQYKKGFGNKNGEHWLGLDNIHLLSKAGNYELRVDMEDWEGKKVYAQYTSFSVAPESAGYTLKLGSFINGGAGDSMDGHGGMKFSTFDKDQDAYGDGNCAKLYLGAFWYGACHYANPNGVYRQGADTTPFAVGVEWYHFKGYNYSMKTFSMKIRRRSVVKDQQKMQHY, encoded by the exons GTCCTGCTagtcctactctctctccttccaacTTGTTTCTGTACGTCATTACAttggcaacaacaacaaacaccttgggatcctcctcctcctccgccacaaCCTGACAAGCAGGACTGTTCTATGATCCACTCCCTTGACCCGTCCAGGCCCAGTGGGGAGTTCACCATCTTCCCTGTGGAGCCCTACAACACCCCCCTGCAGGTCTACTGTGACATGGAGACTGATGGGGGAGGCTGGACA gtgttccAGAGAAGGGTGGATGGCACTTTGAACTTCTACAGGCCCTGGAATCAGTACAAGAAGGGCTTTGGGAATAAAAATGGCGAGCACTGGCTGG GCCTGGACAACATCCACCTGCTGAGCAAGGCAGGGAATTATGAGCTGAGGGTGGACATGGAGGACTGGGAGGGGAAAAAGGTGTACGCTCAGTACACGTCCTTCTCTGTGGCCCCCGAGAGTGCAGGATACACACTGAAATTGGGCAGCTTCATCAATggaggagcag GTGATAGCATGGATGGGCATGGTGGAATGAAATTCAGCACTTTTGACAAAGACCAGGATGCATATGGTGATGGCAATTGTGCTAAACTGTATCTTGGGGCCTTCTGGTATGGTGCCTGTCATTATGCCAACCCCAATGGGGTGTACAGGCAGGGGGCTGATACCACACCGTTTGCTGTTGGTGTTGAGTGGTACCATTTTAAAGGTTATAATTACTCCATGAAGACCTTCAGCATGAAGATCAGACGTAGATCAGTGGTTAAAGACCAGCAGAAAATGCAACACTATTAA